CTTGAAGAGGGTGGCTACAGTTGCGTGGAAAAAACCCACGAACACCACAGTGGTATTTCAAAGATGAAATGCGAAGATAACACTTCAGTCCTCTCACATGGTTCAGTGGTCATTGCATCAATTACTTCCTGCACCAATACCTCAAACCCTGCGGTTCTTATGGGTGCAGGTTTGGTGGCAAAAAAAGCTGTTGAGCGTGGATTAAAAGTCAAACCGTTTGTGAAAACAAGTCTCGGACCGGGTTCACGCGTGGTAACCGATTACCTGGAAGCTGCAGGTCTGATGCCATACCTCGAAGCACTGGGCTTCCACCTTGTAGGTTATGGCTGTCTTACATGTATCGGAAACAGTGGCCCACTTCATGAATCCATCTCAAAACAGATTGAAGATAAGGAATTGACGGCTGCAGCTGTTCTTAGCGGAAACAGGAATTTCGAAGGCAGGATAAGCCCTCATGTCAAGGCAAACTATCTCGCATCCCCAATGTTGGTTGTTGCTTTTGCTCTTGCAGGTAACGTTGACGTTGATCTGACTTCCGAGCCAATTGGATGTGATCCAAACGGACAGCCAGTGTATCTCGAGGAAATCTGGCCAACAAATGATGAGATTGAACAATACATCGCTGATTATGTGAAACCGGAAATGTTTGAAGCGGAGTATTCCAATGTATTCGAGGGAACCGAACTCTGGAGGGAACTCGATGCTCCAAAGGGTCTGCTTTATGACTGGGATGCAGATTCCACATACATTCAGGAGCCACCATTCTTCCAGGATTTCCCGCTGGATATCGGGAATATGGGAGATATTAAGGATGCCCGTGCACTTGTATTCGTTGCTGATAGTATCACAACAGATCACATCTCTCCTGCAGGTGCGATTCCACCGGAATATCCGGCAGGTAAATACCTGATTTCAAAGGGTGTTCTCAAAGAGAATTTCAATTCATACGGTTCCAGAAGAGGAAACCACGAAGTTATGATGCGTGGGACTTTCGGTAACGTTCGCCTCAAAAACAAACTTGTTCCGGGTAAGGAAGGCACTTGGACCATTTACTTGCCAGATGGTGAGGAAATGGCAATCTACGACGCATCCATGAAGTACATTGAAAACGATATTCCACTGATAGTTGTTGCAGGTAAGGAATACGGTACAGGCAGTTCACGTGACTGGGCTGCTAAAGGAACCCAACTCCTGGGTGTTAAAGCTGTAATTGCTGAATCCTATGAGAGAATCCACCGCAGTAACCTTGTGGGTATGGGTGTTCTCCCATTGCAGTTTAAGGAAGGCGAAAGTGCAGAAACCCTTGACCTGAATGGCAATGAGACTTTCAGTATTCTTGGCATTCCAAACATGCAGCCAGGTGGGGAATTGCAGGTTGTGGCAAAAGCTGCAGACGGTAACGAGAAAACTTTCAATGCAATTGTAAGACTTAATTCCAACATCGAAGTTGAATACTGCAGGAACGGTGGCATTCTGCACAAGTTCCTGAGGGATAAAGCGAAAGGGGAGTAACTTCCCTTTTCCAGATTCTTTTTTTTCTTTTTCCCTGCCGAAAATTCTTAAATCCTCTTGACTTCATAGTTTATTCAATGCCCTCTAACAAGGAATTGGTTACAATTCTCCAATCCCGGCTGGAATCAGTCGCGAAAATCAAGACAAAGGACTGGTGGGAAAAGTACCTGAAATATACCATTGAGTTTCGGGGTGTAAATCTCGCTGTAATCCGGGATGAACTCAAAGTCTGGTATACTGAACAGGGAATCGATAATCTTTCGTTAGATGATCAGTTGGATCTTGCCCTGTCCTTTTTTGAAGAAGAGTATGCAGAGGATAAGCTTGCAGGTGTGCTTTTCCTGCAGCTTTACCTCTATGATAGGTTTGAATGGAAGCTCCTGTTTCCAAGGTTTGAGGGGCTTTTTGAGAATAATTACATTTTTGACTGGAATGTCAACGACTGGTTTTGTGTCCGGGTTCTAGGTCCTATAATAGAGAAAAATGGAATGGAATGTGCAAAAGCAATTTCCGGATGGCATAGTTCTGGAAATGTATGGCAGGCAAGATGTTCTCTTGTGGCTTTTGCAAATCTGACCGGCAACGAAGAGTTTCGGACAATGCTTCTGGAATCATGTTCTATCCTGATTCAAAGGGAAGAGAGGTTTGCAAAAAAAGCGGTTGGGTGGATTATGAGGGAACTAGCCAAATCCGATGAAAAAGTTGTTGTTGGTTTCATTCAGGAAAATGGAAGCTTTTTTTCACGGGAAAGCCTTGAAAATGCAATAAAGTATTTCGATAAGGAAGAAAAGAAATACCTTCGTAAGTTCCGTTCATCCTGAGACTCTTATCAGGAAAGTCAATATATGAAGATACTACAATAAATTGTTTCAGTAAGCTGGCCTGCCGTGATTCAAAATAGTTATTAAGATTGCAGAGTATTATTTACATACCTATTTAGGAAGGGGTCGATATGAAGAAAACAATATTGATGTTAGCAATAGTCTTAGTTGCTTTCCTTGCAATCGGATGTACGCAAGATGGTGGGGAAACACCGGTAGTTGAAGAAGAAGCTCCGGCTGAAGAGACGCCTGAAGATGCTACGGAAGAATTGCCGGTTGATGATACTGAAACCACAGAGGATGAAGAAGAGCCTGCTGGTGTGGTTGTTGAAGTGGCAATAGAAGACTTTAAATTCGTACCTGAGTCCGTCACAATTACAACCGGGGACACTGTGATGTGGACAAACTTTGATTCTGCTCCACATACGGCAACAGGTAATGAAGGTGAATTTGATTCAGGTACTCTCCAAACAGATGAATCATTCAGTTTCACATTCGAGGAAGCTGGTTCATTTGACTATATTTGCACCATTCATCCGAGCATGGAAGGTGTAGTGATAGTAGAATAAGATCAGATTTTTGTTTAATCAAGGGCTGATATTTCCAGCCCCTGAACTCATTTTATACATGTTCAATATTTGTTCTATCTGAAATTTCGGAGTTTACAGTGCAGAGGTCTTCAGAGCTCAGCATGTGGACATCGTCGTTTCCTGTAAGCCTTGCAAAATCTTTCAGTTCATTGGTTGAAACCCGGAGGAAATTTTCCAGCTTTTTGGCAGAAAACGGAACCTTCAAACGCTTGCGCAATTCCGGATCCTGAGTAGCTACTCCTACCGGACATTTTCCTGTATCACAAAGCCTGTACTGCTGGCAGGCACATGCCATCAAAGCAGCGGTACCAATTGCAATTGCATCAGCGCCCATTGCCAGTGCCTTGGCAAAATCGGATGAAACCCTCAATCCTCCCGTTATTATCAGGGATATATCCTTGATATGATGTTCGTCAAGGTATTTCCTTGCCCTGTACAGCGCAAAAATGGTTGGTACTGAAGCAGTTTGTTTGACAAATTTATTGGAAGCTCCGGTTCCTCCACCTCTTCCGTCAATTGTAATAAAATCAGGATTTGCAAAAGTCGCTACCTCCATGTCGGCTTCGATGCTTCCGGCAGCGATCTTAATTCCTATTGGTTTACCTCCGGACATCTCCCTTAAGGATTCAACTTTTTTCCTGAGATCAAACTTGTTATTTATATCATCAAATCTTGCAGGACTGATTATGTCCACGCCTTCAGGGAATCCGCGGGATTTCCCGATTTCAGCAGTCACTTTTTCAGCAGGCAGATGACCTCCCATGCCCGGTTTTGTTGATTGCCCTATCTTAATTTCAATGGCATCAACAGCCTGCAGTGTCTCTTCATTCACATTATACTTGTTGGGGACGTATTCAAAAATGTATTTGTATGAACGCTCAAAGGATTCTTTCAATATTCCCCCTTCTCCGGAGCACATTGCTGTCTGCATTGCAGCACTTCCACTTGCAAGTGCCATTTTAACTTCTTTTGAAAGGGCACCAAATGACATGTGGGTAATGAAAACAGGAGTCTCGATAACAAGGGGATATTTTGCTTTTGGGCCGATAACAGTTTTGACACTGACCTCTTCATCAGGATTCAGAGGCATTTTCGCCAGCTGTGCACCTTTTACAAGAATCTCATCCCATGACAGAATGGGTAATTTGGTTCGCATGGGTTCATAAAGTGATTCACCGGTGACGGAAATCAGGTGAATATCACCCATGTGTGTTTCCAGGGCATCAGTCTCACGTCGCCATTCGCCAAGGTATCCACCTAATTCTTTTTTGGAGACCGTAAGCATAACTGAAAGCTTCTTGCCTTCCTTTGCGTCGTAAAGCATCGCTTCGGTTGGCTCAATGATAGTCTCTTCTTTTTCAATAACCGGTTTTAAGTGCGAACGTTTTGCCTTACAGATCGGGCACTCCCATTCCTCGGGGAAATCCTCGGGACTGGTTCCGGGTTTGATGTCAGTAAGAGAGTTTCCTCTTGTGTCATCATATTCAAAAGTCTGGCAAACATCACATCGGTATCTTGTCATGTAGTCCCCTCGTGTTAGAAAAAAATAATCATGGATGCAGTTTTACATCCCAAGCTGCTCTTTTTCTGAACCGCGTGTACAGAAATAAACGTTTTTAAGCCTCAATTCTTCGGTAACAGGGCAACCACCGCAAATACATCCACTTTCATCAGTTATGCAGTTGCTTTTACCGATTGCCGGTAAACAGTACCCGCCTTTCTCATCACATTCCACCCATGAAGGACAACTGGAACAAATGCACATGGATAGCACCATTTCCTCCTTTTGTTCCATTTCTTCAGGACTCATTACCATTTTTATATCCTCTATAAAATTTATTGGCTCGCTCGTAAGAATATCAACTCTAATAAGACGCGCTAATATGCCGATCGACCTAAATAATGTAAGTAAATAAAGAACTGTATTCTACAGTTTCCATTACGGTTTTTGTTTAATGCTATAAACAATTAATGGAAGTAATCCTGTATTTATTGGTAGTATCAAGTTAGTTACCAAATCATTCATTTTGGTTGACTGGAATTTACACCACACGCTTATTTATGGTTGCGGTGTTTTTTTCAATCAACTTTCATATTTATAGTTGCTAAAACTTCGTTTTTAATTACGGTGTTTCAGGTTTGGCATCATTTAATTAATAGATACAATTAAATAAACGTGTCAATATATTTAGGAAGGGTGTTTTTATGATCTTTAACGCTAATAAAAAATTATTACTTATCTTTATCTTGATTATAGCTTTATGTTCTTCCATTGCTTCGGCAGAATCTTCGACATTCGAACCTTATAGTGTCGCAGTTTATGATAAAATAATCGACAGTGAGGTTTCGGGCATAGAAATATTTCATAATTCTATGAGCAATGATGGCAATGTGATATATTTTAATGGAATTGAAGTGGCAACTGATGAAATGATTGTGGGTCGCATTAATTCGGATGGATCAGGACTTGAAACATATCCTGCTCCTTTTGGTTCTGCAATGAATATTGTTACAAATGGTGATGGTTCGATCGCTTATTTTAACAGCCTTAATGCCGTCCACAAAATAGAAGATGGAAGTATAGATGTTGTTGTAGAATTTGATGATGAGTTTTATGTTTGGATGCTTCAGACAAATGACAAAGGCGACTATGTGTACATAACCATTGAAAGCATAGGGAATATATGGAAAATAAACTCTGATGCAACTCATGATGTCTCTGTGGTTGACAAAGATGATGTCGAAGTGGATGATAAAAACGTTTCTAAAATTCTTGATTTCCGCGTCGCTGATGACGGAATAAAAACCAGTTTCATTCCTCATGGATATAGGGAAGGCGTAAATGTCAATGGATATTGGGAAGGCGGAGATACGCACGAATTAACTGAAGTGTTCTATTCTGAATATGGTAATTCAAACCAAATGACATTTGATGATGAAGAAGATGATGGAATTACAAAATTCCTTTTTGATATGAGTGGGAATGGTGCTGTAGTTCTATATGGTGTTGAAGAAGACACTTATATTGTCAAACCGGGAACTAAATTTGTTACAAAACTTGGGTCATTTACAGGTTGGGGGCACCTGAACTATGACGGTTCTATTATGTTTACTTCAGATGATAGCGATGGGGTACTTGTAAGCACACTTGATAAACAGCTTTTCCCTCTTTCACTTGGGGACCACCTTGAAGAAGATGTTGGGAGTATGGATGGAACTCTGATCAATAACGATGGGGATATTGTTTCCTTCATTGTAATGGCAGACGACTATTCCTCAACATCACTCTACGTCGGCCATTTCTACAGTAGCGCTGATGATGTCCCGGCAGCATCTCCAAATGCTCTTTATTCTGCAACGATTGCATACTCAGGTGAGCTTCCAGAGCCAGTCCTGATTTCTGAAGAAGTGGATGCTCTTGTCTTCGAGTCCCGTAGCAAACCAGCAGGGAGCAGTGTACAGATTCCGATTACACTATATGGGAATGAGGAGCCTGTCGGAAACATGGATCTTGCATTAAGCTATGATCCAGAAGTTCTCGAATGTGTGGAACTTATTAAAGGCGGTTTGACTGAGAACTCCATTTTTGAATATAATATAATGGACGAAACTATCAAAGCAAGTCTTATTGATATGGATGGTTTCAGTGGTGATGGCTCTGTCTGCTATGTAAAGTTTAATGTTATTGGTTCTGCGGGTGATACTTCCCCACTAAGAATCGATAATCTTGCAATCAATAGTGCTTCTGATCTCTCAGTTATCGACATGGAGGCTACTAATGGTGTCTTTACCGTTCTTTCAAGTGATGAAGGGAAGGGTGATGCAGAAGGAGATGGTGGTGAATATTCCGCATATGATGCATTATATGCGTTATTGATGTCTGTTGACAAGATTGATGCACATGAATCTATGGATATAAATGATGATGGGATTGTATCTTCTATTGATGCAAGACTCATACTAAAATTAGCTTCTGAAGACAAATCAGTTGAATAATAAAAGGTGATATGATGATCAAAAAAATAATTTTATTAGTAGCTTTTATTTGCTTGACAGCAACAACAGTTTCTGCAGCTGTCGTTCCGGTAACCGTCTATACTGCTGATATGGAAGCGTCAAGCGGTGGTACCGTTGAAGTGCCAGTTTATTTTTCAGGTGCAGATGAAGTTGGAAGTATGGACCTTGTCCTGAACTATGACAGTGGGGTTCTTCAGGCAACAGGTGCTTCAACTTCCGATATTGGCAACAATGCATTCGTCGAGTCTAACATTGCAATTCCGGGAAAGATCACTTTAGCAATGGCTGATTCTTCCGGTATTTCCGGTGATGGAGAAGTTTTATTGATATCATTCACAGTTCTCGGAGATGTTGGTTCATCAACAACTGTTAGCATTGAGAGTGTTGAGCTTCACAACGTTGAGCTTGTAGAAGTTATGACCGAGACTGAAAATGGTATTGTAACCGTTGCAGATGCTGCATCTGGTTCAGAAAGTGCCGGATACGGTGGAATGATGCTGATAAGTCTGGGTGTATTTTGTCTTTGTGCTTTTTTAATGAAGAGAAAGAACTGATAGTAAGCTAAGGAGTGTTATAGAATGAAGAAGATTATTGCACTTTCATTCATGTTATTAATGCTACTTGCCGCTCCTGTACAGGCTGACTTGTATTATGATATGGGTCAGAAGGTTAGCATATACAATGCAAATGTTGATTTGGTTCCCGATCTTGTCAAAGATCTTCTGGGCAACGAAGAGATCTATGGAATCATCGAAATGGAAGATGAAAGCATACTTGAAGTCAAAACTGTGACTTCTAATGGTGTGGTTGTTGAGTTCACCAAGGTCTCTATTGAGATTGAGGCAGGAAAAGGTGATCATAATTCCGATGGCAAATTAACTGCATTAGATGCGCTTTCTGCCATAAAGATGTCTGTTGGCAAGATTCCTGAAGATCTTACACTTGATGTTGACAACAGTGGCTCTGTAACCTCCATGGATGCAAGATCAATTCTCCAGTCTTCAGTGGGTCTGAGCTCAGAAGTAAATCCGACAATATTGCTAAAAACAGATGAAGAAACGTTAAGAAGTCTGATGATGTCTTCAACGCCTTCTAATGATTTCTTAGATGCATACAACAGCGGTGCTATCGAGATAGAGCCTGTAGGTTTTGGGAACAAAGTTAAGTTCAGCATAGGCAAAATTGTCTTGAAAATAACTGATGCATTAGGACTGGTCTAATCGACTGGTCCATTTTTTTGTTTTTCTTAATTTTATCTACTTTCTTAGGCTTGTGCCTTTGATTCGTGTTGAAACAATAGCTATTTGCAGAATAAAAAGTTTTTTTGTCAGTGCCAATAAGAACACAAATTGCCATATGTATGCATAATTTTTATTATGGGGTATTCGATTCACAGAGGTAAGCAAACCCGAAAATTGTTTCATAGGTAGAACCCATAGTAATAATTGGAAGGTTTGGAGTCTGGTCATTGGTAGTATTTCTTTGGTGAAAATATGGGAGTATACAAAACCATTAAAAACCCTGAAATTCGAATTCAAAAATCCAAAAGCGTTTGTCCGGTCTGCCTTCAAACAATTGATTGCAACATCATCTCCCGCAATGGAAAAGTTTTTCTACAGAAAACATGTGCCGAACATGGTGATTTTGAGACAATCTTATTTTCAGATTCAGATTCTTACATAAAAGCCATCAAAGAAAACGTTCCGGGAACAAAACCCAAATTTATCCAGACAAAGGTTTCCAAAGGATGTCCGAATGATTGCGGTTTTTGTGATGAGCATCAACAACATACGTGTGTAGGGATTATCGAAATAACTGATGTCTGTAACCTTCATTGTCCAGTTTGTTTTGCAGCTTCAGAAAGCAGTTTCAGTTTGCCTCTTGTCAAAGTAAAAGAAATGATAGATATCTTTGTTGAAAGAGAGGACAATCCGGAAGTACTCCAGATTAGTGGTGGTGAACCCACTTTGCATCCGGATATTCTTGAAATCCTTGAATATGCCGGGAAGAAAGGCATTCTTTATCCTGTGTTGAACACAAATGGAATAAAGCTTGCAGATCCACAATTTGCTAAACAGGTTGCTTCTACCGTTCCAGAAGACAGGTCTTCTGTGGGTAAACCTGTAATCTACTTCCAGTTTGACGGTTTTAGCAACGCGATATATGAAACCCTCCGGGGTAAACCTTTACTTGAAACCAAAATGAAGGCATTTGAAAATTGTAAAAAAGAAGGTATGACGGTTGCCCTTGTTTGTACTCTTGTTAAAGGGATAAATGATCATGAAATTGGCAGGATAATCGACTTTGCTATGAATGAAAGTTACATTAAGATGGTCAACTTCCAGCCCGCTACTCTTGCCGGAAGGCATGACCTGCCGGATAAACAAGACGGGAGAATGACAATTCCGGATGTGATTTCTGAGGTTGAAATCCAAACAAAAGGCACATTGAAGAAAGATAGCTTCATCACGACCCCTTGTCCGTACCCAACCTGTTCGGTATGTGCATATGTTTATAGTAACAATGGAAGAGATGTTGTCTTAACCAGATTCCTGAATTCTGCGGCTTGTCGTGATTATCTCGTTGGTCGTGCAATACCGGATATTGAGGTAGTTGCAAGAATAGAAAAATCCCTGACTACTTTTGGGAGTCTTCTTTCCAGATCTTCCATTTTATCGGGAAATAGTCATGATGATTGTTGCTGCAGTGGGAATTGCAGCGGAATAATCGCTGAAATTGGCAGTGTTCTGGATAACGTAACACTGGTTTCTATCCATGCTTTCATGGACGAGCATAATTTTAGCGTTGAGAGAACAAGGAAGTGCTGTATAACAGAAATAATGCCTGACGGGCGGATGATTCCTTTTTGCTCGTACAATATTCTTTATCGGAAAGAACTGGCTGAACAATTCAGGAACGATACCTATTCATTGTTTGATGCTTAATCGTCAATGGGTTTAAAAATGGATTCGAATGATGTCAAAAAACTTGTAAAAAAAGAATATGGGGAGGTGGCCAAACATGGCTCTTCCTGCTGTGGATCATTGAATTTGTGCTGCAGTCCGACTGATGTGGCTCAGGATATCAGCAAAGAAATAGGCTATTCTGAATCCGAAATGAGCAGTGTTCCCGGAGGATCAAACCTTGGACTTGGCTGTGGGAATCCCACTGCAATAGCATCCCTGCAAGAGGGTGAAACTGTATTGGATCTGGGTTCTGGTGCCGGATTTGATTGCTTCCTCGCAGCAGGCAAAGTGGGCCCAAAGGGAGTAGTCATCGGCGTAGACATGACTCCTGAGATGCTGGAGAAAGCCCGGGAGAATGCCCGGAAAAGTGAGTACGAAAATATAGAATTCAGGCTCGGTGAAATTGAGGCTCTGCCGGTTGCGGATAATTCTGTTGATGTTGTAATTTCGAATTGTGTCATTAATCTCTCCCCCTCCAAGGCGGATGTCTTCAGGGAAATTTTCAGGGTTTTGAAACCCGGTGGCAGGTTTGCCATATCAGATATTGTTCTTCTGCAGGACATACCTGAAAGCATAAAACAATCTGCTGCTGCCTATGTTAGCTGTATTTCCGGTGCTATACTCAAAAGTGACTATCTGGACTTGATAGAAAATACAGGCTTTAAAGACATTGAAATTATCGAGGAAGTGAGATATCCATTTGATCTGGTTGCTGCGATTCTTCCCCCTGAAGAACTGGAAAAAATTCTCGGTGAAGCAAACCTTTCAATGGAAGAAGCCAGAAGCTTTGCAGACTCTGTTATCAGTATCAAGATACATGGAATAAAATCTTAAAAGTTCTCCTTCCAACATCATTTATAAGTACTATTGGCAAGCTCTTTTATTTGGGTACTATTGGGATGTTGCATCCGGATATCGGAAGATGTCAATGTCTTTGTTTACTTGTCAAGAACTTGCAATCCGATTGAATTCTGGGGGAAAATGATGAAGTGGAATAATGTTCCTCTAAAGTCAAGATTGATCCTGTCAATGGTTTTAATTCTTTTTCTCGTTCTCGCAGCCACTACTGCGATTATTATTTCCACTGCAACTTCCCAGCAGGAAGAGCTTGCATATGAGCAATCTATTGAAACAACCAAAAACCTCGCGAATCGATTTAACGGGGATATGCAAAGCTATCATGCAATAGGTCGGACAATTGCCAATTCCATGGTTGAATATGAATCAGGAGACAGAGACGAGGTCAACGCCATTCTAAAACGCCTGATGATTGAAAATCCGAATTTGATAGGTACTTACGTTGCCTTTGAACCCGATGCTTTTGATGGAAAGGACGAATTATATGCCAATACATTCGGGCATGATTCTACAGGCCGTTTTATTCCATACTGGACGAAAATTGGCGGATCCCTTCATCTCGAACCATTGCTTGATTATGATACACTTGATTATTACCAGGGGCCAAAAAATACCAAATCCGAAGTAATAACTGAGCCATATCTGTATCAGGGAGAGTTGATAGTCAGTTACGTAACTCCTGTTATCCGGAATGATGAGTTTCTCGGGATAGGTGGAACTGATGTCTCACTGAATTACATTGATGAGGATGTTAATCAGGTACGGATTTTTGATACCGGATATGCTTTGGCAACCAGCAATGGCGGTATAATCCTGTCCCATCCGGTAAATAAGGAATGGATTGGAGCCAGGACTCTGGCTGATTTCGATGATCCTTTAATTGGACTGATGGCAGAAGATATTCGAAGCGGTAGGGGAGGAAACATTGAAACTCTGGATCCAACCACCGGCAAGGAAGTCATTATGTTCTATGAACCTGTTAAAACCGGGAACTATTCTTTCATTCTTGTTGTACCGAAGGACGAAATGCTTGCTGGAGTGACAGCTCTAAGGAATGATCTTGTTGTTATTTCCACAATCGCCCTGTTTCTTATGGGTGTTCTGGGTTATCTGATTGCTTTGTCAATTACAAGGCCAATTGGTACGATTGTGGACGATTTCAAACATATTTCGGACGATGCCCTTCACGGGAAACTTGATTCCAGGGCGGATACGGATGTTGAAATCGATTTCAAGCAGATACCCGTGGGTTTGAATGAAATACTTGATAGATTAAAAAACAATTCAGATCAACTACGAACTGCTAATATGGAGCTCAGGAAATACTCGGATGAACTGGCAAAGGCTAATGAACAGCTTCAATCCCTTGACCGGATGAAAGATGAATTCCTGTCCAATGTAAGCCATGAACTCAAGACACCTCTGGTTTCCATAATGGGATATGCGGAAGTTATGGATGATGGCTCATTGGGAGAAATTAATGAAGCCCAGAAAAATGCACTTGATACCATTGAGCGCAATTCCGACAGGCTCCGGCGTCTGATTGACTCGCTCCTGTATATTAGCATGGCCCAGTCAGGGCAGGTCAAATACATTTTCGGGCCTGTAAAAATTGATGCTGTAATAGATAACGTTGTTCAAGATCTTTCCATACAGGCACATAATAAGGGTCTGAGTCTGGAGCAAGATGTGGCAGAAGACATATCGCTAATTGACGGTGATCAGAATAAATTGACGGATATGCTCAGCAACCTTGTGGATAACGCTATTAAATTTACACCTACGGGTGGATCAATTACAGTTGAAGCCAGGGAAGATGTTGACTACGTACATATTTCCGTCATCGATACCGGTATAGGAA
The window above is part of the Methanohalophilus levihalophilus genome. Proteins encoded here:
- the acnA gene encoding aconitate hydratase AcnA, with the protein product MNNDSGAFGAKDTFKLNEKEITIYRLSKLEEEGVCTVSSLPYSIRVLLENLLRNVDGSVVTEDDVKNLAGWVADNVPKTDIPFTPSRVILQDFTGVPAVVDIAAIRSAMERLGGNPEEINPVIPADLVIDHSIQTDCYGSCNAQECNEKYEFQRNRERYELLHWAQNAFDNFRVVPPGSGIIHQVNLENLANVVHFKEQNGELVGVPDTLVGTDSHTTMINGLAVLGWGVGGIEAEAVMLGQPYYMPIPEVVGFKLYGELQEGVTATDLVLTVVQMLREHGVVGKFVEFYGPGYRELTLTDRAILANMGPEYGATMGFCPVDDVTLDYMLMTGRSAEHVEMVKAYCMEQGLFAAADAPDPEYSSTLELDMGTVRPSLAGPKRPQDRILLEDMSSSFHQTMKDVFALKKGGEFEEDSEYSQWLEEGGYSCVEKTHEHHSGISKMKCEDNTSVLSHGSVVIASITSCTNTSNPAVLMGAGLVAKKAVERGLKVKPFVKTSLGPGSRVVTDYLEAAGLMPYLEALGFHLVGYGCLTCIGNSGPLHESISKQIEDKELTAAAVLSGNRNFEGRISPHVKANYLASPMLVVAFALAGNVDVDLTSEPIGCDPNGQPVYLEEIWPTNDEIEQYIADYVKPEMFEAEYSNVFEGTELWRELDAPKGLLYDWDADSTYIQEPPFFQDFPLDIGNMGDIKDARALVFVADSITTDHISPAGAIPPEYPAGKYLISKGVLKENFNSYGSRRGNHEVMMRGTFGNVRLKNKLVPGKEGTWTIYLPDGEEMAIYDASMKYIENDIPLIVVAGKEYGTGSSRDWAAKGTQLLGVKAVIAESYERIHRSNLVGMGVLPLQFKEGESAETLDLNGNETFSILGIPNMQPGGELQVVAKAADGNEKTFNAIVRLNSNIEVEYCRNGGILHKFLRDKAKGE
- a CDS encoding DNA alkylation repair protein: MPSNKELVTILQSRLESVAKIKTKDWWEKYLKYTIEFRGVNLAVIRDELKVWYTEQGIDNLSLDDQLDLALSFFEEEYAEDKLAGVLFLQLYLYDRFEWKLLFPRFEGLFENNYIFDWNVNDWFCVRVLGPIIEKNGMECAKAISGWHSSGNVWQARCSLVAFANLTGNEEFRTMLLESCSILIQREERFAKKAVGWIMRELAKSDEKVVVGFIQENGSFFSRESLENAIKYFDKEEKKYLRKFRSS
- a CDS encoding cupredoxin domain-containing protein, producing the protein MKKTILMLAIVLVAFLAIGCTQDGGETPVVEEEAPAEETPEDATEELPVDDTETTEDEEEPAGVVVEVAIEDFKFVPESVTITTGDTVMWTNFDSAPHTATGNEGEFDSGTLQTDESFSFTFEEAGSFDYICTIHPSMEGVVIVE
- a CDS encoding glutamate synthase-related protein; its protein translation is MTRYRCDVCQTFEYDDTRGNSLTDIKPGTSPEDFPEEWECPICKAKRSHLKPVIEKEETIIEPTEAMLYDAKEGKKLSVMLTVSKKELGGYLGEWRRETDALETHMGDIHLISVTGESLYEPMRTKLPILSWDEILVKGAQLAKMPLNPDEEVSVKTVIGPKAKYPLVIETPVFITHMSFGALSKEVKMALASGSAAMQTAMCSGEGGILKESFERSYKYIFEYVPNKYNVNEETLQAVDAIEIKIGQSTKPGMGGHLPAEKVTAEIGKSRGFPEGVDIISPARFDDINNKFDLRKKVESLREMSGGKPIGIKIAAGSIEADMEVATFANPDFITIDGRGGGTGASNKFVKQTASVPTIFALYRARKYLDEHHIKDISLIITGGLRVSSDFAKALAMGADAIAIGTAALMACACQQYRLCDTGKCPVGVATQDPELRKRLKVPFSAKKLENFLRVSTNELKDFARLTGNDDVHMLSSEDLCTVNSEISDRTNIEHV
- a CDS encoding DUF2769 domain-containing protein, whose amino-acid sequence is MSPEEMEQKEEMVLSMCICSSCPSWVECDEKGGYCLPAIGKSNCITDESGCICGGCPVTEELRLKNVYFCTRGSEKEQLGM
- a CDS encoding cohesin domain-containing protein: MSNDGNVIYFNGIEVATDEMIVGRINSDGSGLETYPAPFGSAMNIVTNGDGSIAYFNSLNAVHKIEDGSIDVVVEFDDEFYVWMLQTNDKGDYVYITIESIGNIWKINSDATHDVSVVDKDDVEVDDKNVSKILDFRVADDGIKTSFIPHGYREGVNVNGYWEGGDTHELTEVFYSEYGNSNQMTFDDEEDDGITKFLFDMSGNGAVVLYGVEEDTYIVKPGTKFVTKLGSFTGWGHLNYDGSIMFTSDDSDGVLVSTLDKQLFPLSLGDHLEEDVGSMDGTLINNDGDIVSFIVMADDYSSTSLYVGHFYSSADDVPAASPNALYSATIAYSGELPEPVLISEEVDALVFESRSKPAGSSVQIPITLYGNEEPVGNMDLALSYDPEVLECVELIKGGLTENSIFEYNIMDETIKASLIDMDGFSGDGSVCYVKFNVIGSAGDTSPLRIDNLAINSASDLSVIDMEATNGVFTVLSSDEGKGDAEGDGGEYSAYDALYALLMSVDKIDAHESMDINDDGIVSSIDARLILKLASEDKSVE
- a CDS encoding cohesin domain-containing protein, which translates into the protein MTATTVSAAVVPVTVYTADMEASSGGTVEVPVYFSGADEVGSMDLVLNYDSGVLQATGASTSDIGNNAFVESNIAIPGKITLAMADSSGISGDGEVLLISFTVLGDVGSSTTVSIESVELHNVELVEVMTETENGIVTVADAASGSESAGYGGMMLISLGVFCLCAFLMKRKN